A window of Mangifera indica cultivar Alphonso chromosome 13, CATAS_Mindica_2.1, whole genome shotgun sequence contains these coding sequences:
- the LOC123194327 gene encoding 40S ribosomal protein S29-like, with product MGHSNVWNSHPKNYGPGSRTCRVCGNPHGLIRKYGLMCCRQCFRSNAKEIGFIKYR from the exons ATGGGTCATTCGAACGTGTGGAACTCACATCCTAAGAACTACGGCCCTGGATCACGCACCTG CCGCGTATGTGGAAACCCGCATGGGTTGATCAGGAAGTATGGGCTAATGTGTTGCAGGCAGTGCTTCCGCAGCAATGCTAAGGAAATCGGTTTCATTAAG TATCGTTGA